The Glycine max cultivar Williams 82 chromosome 17, Glycine_max_v4.0, whole genome shotgun sequence genome contains the following window.
CCGGTGAACCATTGCATCATCCCATAACTGCAAATGCACAATAGAAGTTTGATCAAATGAACACTACTCTATAGCGaacaataacataatttattaaggCAGTGGGCAGCCATATCGAATTCCATATGAAAAGCTTCCAATGCTAACTTTGCCAAGTCCCATGATTACTGGAACAAACCATGTCAAATGTCTATGGAAACTAGAACATGTAAGTATCGTTTGTTTCATGAAAGATACAATGAGGACCACTAATTAGTATTaccatatcttttttatttaaatcttgaattattttttgtttatttattcttGTTGATTTATCTTTATTGAAAAACCTATCTGATAatttttagtgaattttttttttcaattatgtttttttcgttcaaaaaatttgaatttaagacTTTGCTTAAGGGATATGTGAGCTTAATAGGTCCGATAGAAATATTATCAACAAGAAATTAAGTTTAGAAAACTTGTGTTAGTTTGGGAGGGGCTCTCTCAAGGATGAGTCCGTTTCTCATTTTTACTCTAGGTTGCAAGAAATATCCCATTTCTAGGTCCCTCGGTCACTCCTATCATTCCTATGCGAAGGTCCATAGTCCATAACAGACTACATGGTGGCAGAAATGTTTCAATCATAATCAGCAGAAAATGTACCACTTTTTATCTTTGTTGTAACAATCAatagaaaaatttatccaaagcAACAAGAATGTCCAAGAAAGATTTCCATCATGTTGGACATTTACTTTATGAAttccttcaattttattttaaattgaatacagaagctatATATTCATCTAATAATGGCAAGCAAAAGTAAAGTGAAGAGGCTAGAAAGGAAATACTAAACATTTGTCCAATTTATAATTAGCAAAAACACGAACGCACAAATTCAAAAATGCATGATAGATGGTAATAACAAGTGAATAACAAATCCTTGTTTCATTACATGAcaagaaatacattaaaaaaaatggttggtGTATTGTCATCCATAGTCATATAACCTTGAAAAAGATTACTagaaaatataaactaaatatatGCTGTTCTgggttttaatttattatgtggAGTAAGAAgctaataatataataagttCAGAGGAACAAAATCACAGTAATCATACCTCCCTGAGTAATCTTCCTTCAGAAGTGATGTTAGGGTTGGAATAAGGATCTTTAAACCATTGGATTGATTTAACAGCAGCAGCGCAGCCCATAGCATGTGCAGAGTACGAATGTCCATGCAAAAGGGCCTTGAGCTAACCAAAACAAGAGTATATATACATcactattattaatattatgtcATCAAAACACTGTCCAGGAACTTTGCTTCGCATGAACACAATACTAGTAAGACCAAAAATAATGAGCAAATTAATACTAATAGAACCTGgtattttattaataagaatAGCAGATTTCTCCTTTAAATACAGTGCCTAACTTGTAGAACTTCAAGGGGGTCTGCACCTCCCAATGTACAAAGACTCCAATGCTCTCATAAATGACAACATGACCTCTTTCCTTCACCTCCctttttatttataggaaacATGCTTTATTCCTTCAACCAACTAACCTAACTAACTACTGGGGGTATCTATCAAAGATTCACGAACATTGCTTAAAATACAAATggtgatgaaaaataaaaataaataagattgcCTTCACAAGAAATCATGCAGTATATTTTCAGGCATTGGTTTACAAACGTACAAGAGCAATCAGAAAATCTACAATCAAGAATAAGAAATCATTTCAAGCTACTTAATAGTTTGTATAGATTGATAAAtcataaaagaaatcaaattgaagattaacaaaataattttcattggaTAATCGAATTATGACGGAATGCGACCAGCAAAAATGATACATTAGTTGTCAGTAATATCAGTATAATAACAAATCCATTCCGTCAGCACCAAAACCTAATAAAACAGCAGTTTCAGACTTTCCGTGTCTACTAGCCAACCTGCAAAAGAAagtcttccaaaaaaaaaattgcattaccTTTGAGTCTCCAATAAATGAATCAAAAACAGCATTAAAtcaatcattaaataaaaaaaaatatttacttattacaatcattaaatcttaataaaatgaaagatgaggatgatgatatttttaatatcaattttttttaaaaaaatattgtatatatcTAAATGCAAATCTAaatctaatataaatataaattatatacaaatataaatatctatactaatagtaaagaaaatacatcTATTTAGTGTGCACATGTCATTAAACAAATTTACCCTATTATTTCTTAAACTTGTCACTTTTTTCTTATCAActtctcatttctttttctttcttttattattatttaaaaaatttacagaaACACAAAGTGTCTTCTTCCcctaatatttataaagataatattttgaaaataaatatttatataatcaaataatactgtataatatatatatatatatatatatatatatatatatatatatgttttttatattaatatatttaactatgttccgtcttttatatatatatatatatatgaggagagataattttataacaataatatttcatccttgtatttttttgttttttaaatctaacaaataaaattaatgatttattataaCTAAGAAAATGGAATAATTATTCTTGACATAAAGTTAAATCTTCTTcttaatatatacttatataaagttttcttaaaaaaagattattaatttataatgtaaaataatattatttcgtTACCAACAAGGCAACAACCCCACCAAAGTCTAAcgtttaattttaattcgaaATAATTTGCAAACACATGACTCTATGAATTATCAATGAATCTGATGTTAACTTAAACTCTTAAAGTACAATTTACCACTATGAAATTCGCGACCTTACACAGAGAtgaaaatattcataattaaaacttaaaccAGTGATGATCGACGAATGCTGACAATCgatatttgattttgatagggaaaacaaatcaaaacaaagatattaaataaatagagaCAAAGAAGAAGCGATTGATAATGTCCGGCACAAGAAGGGTTTCGTCCGATACACACTCTCTCTCCGTCGAAATGGccgcttcttcttcctctcccgACGAGCCTTCTCGCTCCGTCTTCCTCGGCGTCGACGTCGGCACCGGCAGCGCTCGTGCAGGTTCGCTTCCACCATTCACATATTGTTCCTGTTTCATGAGCTTTTTGCTTAAATGAATTGTGAATTTTAAGGTTTTGATTCATCGGAAGCTTGACGGTGTTCGTTTTTCAGTGTGCGTCTTTCTCTGTTTCGATTGCTAAACAGTATTGCTAGCCGCTGAAAGTGAAATTAGCATTTGGAGCAATAAACACTAATAGTGCTGCCGGTCCTATTGTCCTTTTCCTATCATGTTCACATGTTTGGAATTTTGGCCAATTGATATGACATTCACAATGACAAGTTCTAGTATAGATTTTAGAATAGGAGAGTTTCATTTAATTCTGGTACTTCAAATGGTTATTctgaaattttgatattaaaCAACCTGATTCTCATTTTCTTGTTATACAACTGTGACAACGTTGTTTGAACTTAGAATCTCATGCAAATAACCTAATCCTTATTTAACTAtcctcaatttttatttatttatttttgaaagttaTATTTATGCAGCCGACCCCACCAGCTGAATAAGGTTTTTGCTGTTGTTGTATTTTTGAAAGCtatatctcttttactttttcttttctattgctTTCATTCAAACAGCcactatttttacttatttaccTTCCTCAGTTTGAATAGAAgtggtagattttttttaaacttactaTGTTATGTAGTATTGTGCTGCAGGAAGTGTATGCATAGGCTAATAAACTTTTAAGTCATTAGATGTGACAAAATGGTATAAATGATCTGGTCCTTTTATTGGTGATACTAATACAGGTCTATTTGACGAGGAAGGAAAGCTTCTTGGTTCATCTAGCAGCTCAATACAAATATGGAAAGACGGTGCCTGTGTTGAGGTAATTTTTTTCCTGGGTAACTGGACTTTCAGCAGATCCAAATGATTACCTGAAGGCTGAAGCTGGTGTTATAATAATCAATTACAGCATCTGGAAGAAATATCATGACACAATTGCATACCATGTTTTGTTGGTTGTGAAAATTAAAGGGTAAATGGACAGGATTTGTTTACTGTTACTATATATTGGCAAATGAAGCTAGCCTACAATATTGGCCATTTGCAAGGAAGGGTATAATCAGTCCTAAATTTGTGCTTCTGTTGCTCTGTGAGGCTATAGTATATACTAAAGTTTCTTGGATGGCTAGAGTTTCATGATGGAACCTTGTCTCTATAAGTTCAAATCAATCTGAATCATCTTTTGTGCTGATTTTGTAAATTGGGAAGGGATGCTTTTTAAGTTCACATTTAGTTCCTGATTTTGCATGTTGGTGATTTCCACTTTCAATGctttaatgtatatattttgtaatgtaGATTCATCTTTTTGTTCTAAACAGCAATCCTCTACAGATATATGGCTTGCAGTTTGTGCAGCTGTAAAAGCAGCTTGCTCTAAAGCTGAAGTTGCACCAACAGAAGTAAAGGGTATGGGATTTGCTGCTACTTGTTCTCTTGGTATGTTATAGTGTTGAAATTGTTGCTTTCCCCCCTTTACAACATGGAATATTTAGTTTTATGTGAAGTAACTGTAACTGACTGTTCATGGATTATGACAGTTGCTGTGGATTCCGACAGCTCACCTGTTTCAGTTTCTTGGAGTGGTGATTCAAGAAGAAATGTGATTGTATGGATGGATCATAGAGCTGTAGAACAAGCCGAAAGGATCAATTCCTCTAAATCACCTGTATTGGAGTACTGTGGTGGAGCTGTTTCACCTGAAATGGAGCCACCAAAGGTACTATCTAAACCGGTCTCATTATTTCACTATTGGTCACTGTGCATATTATACTGTCtagtaactttttctttttaatcagcaaatgttagtttgttagttttgttagaaatgtCAGTTAGGGGGATTCGAACCTGCCACCTCTCCCccctcccttctcccttcaccctTCCCCAACCACTGGGCCAACCTTACCTCTCACACTGTCTAGTAACTTATATTGTAAGCATTCCAGCTTACATGCCttttgttgtaaattttttggGTGCATATCTGTTGATGGCAATGATCACTGAAAGTTTTAAATAGCACCTCTGCAACTGTGATAGGGACTTGCCATCCATACTGGAATAAGTTTAGGAACATGATGATTAATCTGAGTGGGTGACCAGCTAGGCACAATTGATAGGATTGGTAGATTATCTTTTGACGGATTATTCTTTAACAGAAAAAAAGGGTTTTTCTCtccaaactttttatttttttgattccCTTGTTATATGTATCATTGAGTTCTTGTTTGAACTTTTGCAGTATAATGTTTAAATAAACACATCTGTAAAAGAATTATATAACATAGGATTTACCTTTTGAAACTACTAAACTGTCATGTTCTGCACAATCCCACTTgttcatataatatattattaattcattttaatttatattttttttactatgatGCAATTTTTACTGATTCTATTtttgctttataatttttttttatgttttcatacaTCATAAGTAATTTATTAGATCATAGTTACATGAATTAGGACACCATAAAAATATTAGGAAAGGCCAATGGAACTTGTCTCTTGATGCCATTGTTTCCTCATAAATGTAAATTCACTTGAATGTTCTTTGATCTCATTTGTCAAACTCAATGGGTAAGTGTATGTAGATTAGAAGTCTCTACCATATGTCCCGAAACATATACGTATAGAGAAAGTGGGGAGAGGACCTACCCTTTCATGAAGGGTTCTAATGGCTCATTCATATCTTTTCATTAAGAGTCGTGTCTATTCAAATCATACCCTTTCATGAAGAGTTGAAATGGTACCACCTGTCATGATTCCATTCAATTATAGGCTACACCATTCAACTACACTCACCATGTGATGTCTAATATTCATTGATTACATTAGGGATATTTCAAGACACATGAAGATACCACTCAACCaatgttttaataaattaatggaAGATCAATgtttagaaatataattttccaagaatttttaattatataatctaACTTTTCAGCTTCTATGGGTTAAAGAAAATTTGCAAGAATCTTGGTCAATGGTTTTCAGGTGGATGGACTTAAGCGATTGGTTGTCATACAGGTACTCTATGTAGTTGAAGTCTTCTCTATGTCCAAGATCGGTTTGTGTTTTAGTCTAGTGGCACTTCACTTGGATTAACTTTTAGTAATTCTACAGGGCAACCGGTGATGATACTCGCAGTCTATGCACCACAGTTTGTAAATGGACATATCTGGGTCATGCACACATGCAGCATGTCAATGATAAAGAGTCTCGAGACATGGAAGCTTGTGGATGGGATGATGATTTTTGGGAGGAAATTGGTTTGGGTGATCTTATTGAAGGACATCATGCGAAGATAGGTATTCATCTTATTAACATTGGCCTTGTTAAGAACTAACTAATGCATGTGCTTGTTGGACTTGAAGTGTGGATACAACTATAGTTGAATGGCTCAAACACGTTTGCTTGTTTATAGAGGCTTTTGATATTATGTCAACAGCCATCTCAAAAAGTTTAACCTATTAGGGGAAAGCATATGAAAACATAGAGGAAGGAATTCAGTTACTATAGGTGTAAGTCATGGACACTTTTCTCAATAACTTTTATATAACATGAGTTTAACAAATATAGCCATTAAATCATGTGATATTATCTTGATGATCATCTATgccaaattttagataaaattaataGGTATATAATTTTATAGTCAATGTTTACTTATACTTTAAAAATACACAatactttaaaataaagttaatttgaTGACTTAtcaattaacttttaaattgtataaaattttataaacttgaTATACTTTAATaagaacttttaaatttttattcagtAGACAGATTAAACAGAGTGAGTTTAATGAAACTTATTTCTAGAGTAAATGAATCCTCATTCTGTGTGTGCATGTCTGTAAATGGATCCCACCCTCTGGAGTAAATGCTACATATTTTTGTATTCCTTATCTGCAAATGAATTTCTTTCTGTCTAaagtttcaaataatttttttttttacaattaatgaCCTCTTTGACTGGGATTATTAGattatatcaaatttttattacttgtcTAGCAATTTTTTAGTTTCAGGAAATAATCTAGTGGAATATTTTGTGCAACTGCAAGCTGTGTCCGTTCACCTTAGCTTTAATATtgaactcaatttttttctccctttggAAGTTCAATATGGAGAAACAATGTTAGGGttcaatatgattattttatgattaatttgaattttgttaatTGCACATTTATTGAAGAGTTCTTGTGTTTTCTCATGCTTGATCAGTTGATTTGATGAAAAATGGTGTCAGTAAGCTTATGATTAATCATCTATATTTGTGCCATTAATTGCTGCTTCTGTCTTCCCACTGCTTAACTTGATAGTGAATCATAATAACAGGACGAAGTGTTGCTTTCCCTGGCCATCCTTTGGGTTCTGGCCTTACTCCTACTGCAGCAAAGGCAAGAACTTTTGCAttattttgaagtttgaactgGTGCTTTCTGAGATTCACTAACAAAGCTAACATACATTGTTTAGTTGGAAAAATAAACAACCTTCCTCCATCTATGGAGATTGGTTCAGTTTGATGTAACAAACTTCTTTGACATGGCTGGTTTTTTAATACTTctgattggttgaaattttcaGGAACTGGGTCTGGTACCAGGAATTCCTGTTGGGACATCATTAATTGATGCTCATGCTGGTGGCGTGGGGGTAATTGAAAGTGTGCCACCATCAGAAGCTGAAGGTTGTCATCACATACTATACACTTGTGATTGTAACTTGTAAGATTTGGATAAAGCAGTTGTATTTCTTAACTAAAAGGATTTCTACATCTTTAGAACATGACATGGAAGCAATTTGCAACCGTATGGTGTTAGTTTGTGGAACTTCTACATGCCATATGGCTGTATCGCGGAGCAAATTGTTCATACCTGGGGTTTGGGGTCCATTTTGGTCAGGTACACTAtactattttctctattttatgaattaaatctCAATTGTGGATGACATtgtacttttttcttttggacACATTTGAAACAATCATGGTCCGTTGATTATCTTTTAGGGTATCTATCGTTGCAATTCATGCCGTTTAAAGTGAGAAAtgaaaatttctttctttttttaataatatttggaaGTTTCTTGGCTGTGGTTGAAAATTCATGGATTAAATTTGCTTTGGTTGGAACCTGGATCTGGAATGTATTTGTTCGGGTTGAATGTTTGTCTCATTTTATCATTGATATTTCATACTTTTGTGACTGTATTCTTGTTAGCTCCATTCATGTATGTCTTTGTAAAGATATCTGTGTGGCTACTTGTGATTAGTTCCTTTTTGTGGAACATTGATATTGGGATAAAACGTAAGTAGTAACTGAAGTTGGAGTTTACATTTGACAGGATCACCTGAAGGAATAACctgtttaattttcattttaatctattGTATTTAAGATTGATTAAAGCACTCATCACTGCTTCTCTTGTATCTTCTATGTTGTGGTGCATTTTTTCTCTATCCGAACTTTCAGCAATGGTACCAGAATATTGGCTAACGGAAGGTGGGCAGAGTGCTACTGGTGCATTATTGGATCATATAATTGAAAACCATGCTGCTTCTGCACGCCTTGCAAATCAAGCTGCTACCCAAAGTAAGATTTTTTCTTCAACAAGTCTGATTTTGAGAAATGTCTTAACAAGACTACTTCTCTATGTAATATTTCAGAGATTTCATTGTTTGAGCTTCTGAACAAGATGTTGGAAACAATGATAGTTGAGCTGAACCTATCCTTTATTGCTGCCTTGACTGAAGATGTACATGTTCTTCCTGACTTCCATGGGAATAGGTATTTTGCAATGAACAACAGCTTTCCTCCTGTCATGCCATAGTGGCTTCCAAATAATAGGCTGATATATATTATGGTCCAGGTCACCCATTGCAGATCCAAAAGCAAAAGGAGTCATCTATGGTTTGACACTTGACACAAGTGACAAACAGTTGGCTCTTCTTTACCTGGCTACTGTGCAGGGCATTGCATATGGCACACGTCACATTGTAGAGCATTGCAATGCTCATGGTCACAAAGTAAGGATCTGCCAGAAGTATGTTGCACACTGGTTGTACTGACAAGTttagagataaataaaaataaaatcatattctaccagttttttttttttggcagggGGGGTGGGGGGGAGTAAGGTTTAATAATACTAATACCTTTAATTTCAAAgaaatgattgattgaaatttctaacttacACTTAGAAAACCTATTCTGGAAAGTGAGAGAAATCCTCTGCACTACAATTTTTTGTATCATAATGCTCAGATTATAGTGTAGGCAAGGAAGTTAATCTATGGCGCTCAATTTTGTATTATGTCATTTGATAGGAACCCAATAATAAATAGTGAAAACCAAATGATATTCTGttgtattttatatatgctTCAAAGCATGAAGGGAttacagaagaagaaaaagaacaacaCCAGAAAGGTAGAAAATAGCTACT
Protein-coding sequences here:
- the LOC100802163 gene encoding FGGY carbohydrate kinase domain-containing protein isoform X2; this translates as MSGTRRVSSDTHSLSVEMAASSSSPDEPSRSVFLGVDVGTGSARAGLFDEEGKLLGSSSSSIQIWKDGACVEQSSTDIWLAVCAAVKAACSKAEVAPTEVKVAVDSDSSPVSVSWSGDSRRNVIVWMDHRAVEQAERINSSKSPVLEYCGGAVSPEMEPPKLLWVKENLQESWSMVFRWMDLSDWLSYRATGDDTRSLCTTVCKWTYLGHAHMQHVNDKESRDMEACGWDDDFWEEIGLGDLIEGHHAKIGRSVAFPGHPLGSGLTPTAAKELGLVPGIPVGTSLIDAHAGGVGVIESVPPSEAEEHDMEAICNRMVLVCGTSTCHMAVSRSKLFIPGVWGPFWSAMVPEYWLTEGGQSATGALLDHIIENHAASARLANQAATQKISLFELLNKMLETMIVELNLSFIAALTEDVHVLPDFHGNRSPIADPKAKGVIYGLTLDTSDKQLALLYLATVQGIAYGTRHIVEHCNAHGHKINTLLACGGLSKNPIFMQEHADIIGCPIILPRESESVLLGAAILGAVATRKYHSLSEAMKALNAAGQVIHPSKDPKVKKYHDAKYKIFRGLYEQQFSYRSTMAQALS
- the LOC100802163 gene encoding FGGY carbohydrate kinase domain-containing protein isoform X3, with translation MGFAATCSLVAVDSDSSPVSVSWSGDSRRNVIVWMDHRAVEQAERINSSKSPVLEYCGGAVSPEMEPPKLLWVKENLQESWSMVFRWMDLSDWLSYRATGDDTRSLCTTVCKWTYLGHAHMQHVNDKESRDMEACGWDDDFWEEIGLGDLIEGHHAKIGRSVAFPGHPLGSGLTPTAAKELGLVPGIPVGTSLIDAHAGGVGVIESVPPSEAEEHDMEAICNRMVLVCGTSTCHMAVSRSKLFIPGVWGPFWSAMVPEYWLTEGGQSATGALLDHIIENHAASARLANQAATQKISLFELLNKMLETMIVELNLSFIAALTEDVHVLPDFHGNRSPIADPKAKGVIYGLTLDTSDKQLALLYLATVQGIAYGTRHIVEHCNAHGHKINTLLACGGLSKNPIFMQEHADIIGCPIILPRESESVLLGAAILGAVATRKYHSLSEAMKALNAAGQVIHPSKDPKVKKYHDAKYKIFRGLYEQQFSYRSTMAQALS
- the LOC100802163 gene encoding FGGY carbohydrate kinase domain-containing protein isoform X1 yields the protein MSGTRRVSSDTHSLSVEMAASSSSPDEPSRSVFLGVDVGTGSARAGLFDEEGKLLGSSSSSIQIWKDGACVEQSSTDIWLAVCAAVKAACSKAEVAPTEVKGMGFAATCSLVAVDSDSSPVSVSWSGDSRRNVIVWMDHRAVEQAERINSSKSPVLEYCGGAVSPEMEPPKLLWVKENLQESWSMVFRWMDLSDWLSYRATGDDTRSLCTTVCKWTYLGHAHMQHVNDKESRDMEACGWDDDFWEEIGLGDLIEGHHAKIGRSVAFPGHPLGSGLTPTAAKELGLVPGIPVGTSLIDAHAGGVGVIESVPPSEAEEHDMEAICNRMVLVCGTSTCHMAVSRSKLFIPGVWGPFWSAMVPEYWLTEGGQSATGALLDHIIENHAASARLANQAATQKISLFELLNKMLETMIVELNLSFIAALTEDVHVLPDFHGNRSPIADPKAKGVIYGLTLDTSDKQLALLYLATVQGIAYGTRHIVEHCNAHGHKINTLLACGGLSKNPIFMQEHADIIGCPIILPRESESVLLGAAILGAVATRKYHSLSEAMKALNAAGQVIHPSKDPKVKKYHDAKYKIFRGLYEQQFSYRSTMAQALS
- the LOC100802163 gene encoding FGGY carbohydrate kinase domain-containing protein isoform X4; its protein translation is MDHRAVEQAERINSSKSPVLEYCGGAVSPEMEPPKLLWVKENLQESWSMVFRWMDLSDWLSYRATGDDTRSLCTTVCKWTYLGHAHMQHVNDKESRDMEACGWDDDFWEEIGLGDLIEGHHAKIGRSVAFPGHPLGSGLTPTAAKELGLVPGIPVGTSLIDAHAGGVGVIESVPPSEAEEHDMEAICNRMVLVCGTSTCHMAVSRSKLFIPGVWGPFWSAMVPEYWLTEGGQSATGALLDHIIENHAASARLANQAATQKISLFELLNKMLETMIVELNLSFIAALTEDVHVLPDFHGNRSPIADPKAKGVIYGLTLDTSDKQLALLYLATVQGIAYGTRHIVEHCNAHGHKINTLLACGGLSKNPIFMQEHADIIGCPIILPRESESVLLGAAILGAVATRKYHSLSEAMKALNAAGQVIHPSKDPKVKKYHDAKYKIFRGLYEQQFSYRSTMAQALS